From Etheostoma cragini isolate CJK2018 chromosome 10, CSU_Ecrag_1.0, whole genome shotgun sequence, the proteins below share one genomic window:
- the wu:fc27b11 gene encoding uncharacterized protein wu:fc27b11, whose product MICYYFKQYLHAVSSHIFVVDPLEGTNEVEDSRKAGHRFGQYFKMRRNRLGKDDWVNIKWKPGKITHTFQEDATSCGVFVMQMAKMTVMEFPKMPQCFHIYTSEEGLKNQRRIMAGEILTALDILRAKYLEESADSISTSSQ is encoded by the exons ATGATATGTTACTATTTCAAACAGTATCTTCATGCCGTCTCAAGCCACATTTTTGTGGTTGATCCTCTGGAAGGGACAAATGAAGTTGAGGACTCCAGAAAGGCTGGACACAGATTTGg ACAGTATTTCAAGATGCGCCGGAACAGACTGGGAAAGGACGACTGGGTGAACATCAAGTGGAAGCCTGGCAAGATAACCCACACCTTTCAGGAAGATGCCACCAGTTGTGGGGTCTTTGTCATGCAG ATGGCCAAGATGACAGTGATGGAGTTTCCAAAGATGCCACagtgttttcatatttacaCATCAGAAGAGGGTCttaaaaatcaaagaagaaTCATGGCAGGAGAAATTCTCACAGCGTTAG ATATCTTGCGTGCCAAATATCTGGAGGAGTCGGCGGACTCAATATCCACGTCCAGCCAATGA